From a single Rutidosis leptorrhynchoides isolate AG116_Rl617_1_P2 chromosome 5, CSIRO_AGI_Rlap_v1, whole genome shotgun sequence genomic region:
- the LOC139848608 gene encoding pentatricopeptide repeat-containing protein At1g59720, chloroplastic/mitochondrial-like: MVNIYFKFIKPTSKWKPFSLLQHSLQKHNLFHRFSSHTPIKITNQSDKIYSQKEQAFLINFKKCCTKKHIEQLHAHMVKDGFFQNLFLVGKVIVFCAVSNENYMDYAVSVFEKIDNPDGFLWNTMIRGFGNMNEVDKVFCYFNMMHENGLKVDNFTLSFLAKASGQSGSVLLGKQVHCSVVKQGLECHVYVINTLIHMYGVLKYVRVARQLFDEMPEPNLVGWNTIIDCHNSCGEHKKALELFSRMQHAGVKPDNATLAIVLSACAELGELGLGKWVHSIIDPISFVKDVCLVNSLINMYTRCGEIQEAQKIFDRMNDKNIVTWSTMILGLATHGYVHEALGVFSRMISEKHATPNDVAFLGVLTACSHGGMIEEGRQYFNMINDYNMEPTIKHYGCMVDMLSRAGLVTEAYDLVQDMPMKYNAIIWRTLLAGCHTHGDIKLAEKVRQRLLELEPDHSSDYVLLSNTYAGLEDWNQVSKVRRSMAANGVQKLRAGNSFIGLP; encoded by the coding sequence ATGGTAAATATTTACTTCAAATTCATCAAACCAACATCAAAATGGAAACCTTTTTCACTTTTACAACATTCTTTACAAAAACATAATCTTTTTCATCGTTTTTCATCACACACCCCCATCAAGATTACAAACCAAAGTGATAAAATTTACTCACAGAAAGAACAAGCCTTTCTTATTAATTTCAAAAAATGTTGTACCAAGAAACACATTGAACAACTCCATGCTCATATGGTTAAAGATGGCTTTTTTCAAAACTTGTTTCTTGTGGGTAAAGTTATAGTCTTTTGTGCTGTATCAAATGAAAATTATATGGATTACGCGGTGTCGGTTTTTGAAAAGATCGATAACCCAGATGGATTTCTTTGGAATACAATGATTAGAGGGTTTGGTAATATGAATGAAGTAGATAAAGTTTTTTGTTATTTTAACATGATGCATGAAAATGGGTTAAAAGTAGACAATTTTACTCTATCATTTTTGGCTAAAGCTAGTGGACAATCTGGGTCAGTTTTATTGGGGAAACAGGTTCATTGTAGTGTGGTGAAACAAGGGCTTGAGTGTCATGTTTATGTAATAAATACATTGATTCATATGTATGGAGTGTTAAAATATGTTCGGGTAGCACGCCAACTGTTCGATGAAATGCCTGAACCTAACTTGGTGGGTTGGAACACCATAATAGATTGTCATAATTCTTGCGGGGAACATAAGAAAGCTCTGGAGTTGTTTTCGCGTATGCAGCATGCCGGTGTAAAACCCGACAATGCTACACTGGCTATTGTGTTATCAGCTTGTGCAGAATTAGGAGAGTTAGGGCTTGGGAAGTGGGTTCATTCGATAATCGATCCAATTTCATTTGTGAAAGACGTATGTTTAGTGAATTCACTTATTAATATGTACACACGATGTGGAGAGATTCAAGAAGCACAAAAGATTTTCGATAGGATGAATGATAAAAACATAGTAACATGGAGCACAATGATATTAGGGCTCGCAACACATGGCTACGTTCACGAAGCATTGGGCGTATTTTCGAGAATGATTAGTGAAAAACATGCAACACCGAATGATGTTGCTTTTTTGGGAGTTTTAACCGCGTGTAGCCATGGAGGAATGATTGAAGAAGGAAgacaatattttaatatgattaaTGATTACAATATGGAACCGACGATAAAACACTACGGGTGCATGGTGGACATGTTATCTCGAGCGGGATTAGTTACCGAGGCTTATGATTTGGTTCAAGATATGCCGATGAAATACAATGCGATTATCTGGAGGACATTATTGGCTGGTTGTCATACGCACGGGGACATAAAACTAGCTGAGAAAGTAAGACAACGTCTTCTTGAATTGGAACCCGATCATAGTAGTGATTATGTTCTTCTTTCTAATACGTATGCTGGTTTAGAAGATTGGAACCAGGTATCAAAAGTAAGAAGATCAATGGCAGCTAATGGAGTTCAAAAACTAAGGGCCGGCAACAGTTTTATAGGATTACCATGA
- the LOC139848034 gene encoding 2-hydroxy-palmitic acid dioxygenase MPO1, with translation MGKLGLFDLENHFAFYGAYHSNPVNIFIHMLFVWPILFTSQVILYFTPSLVDISLPNSLVLNYGFLFTVIYAAFYVGMDVKAGSFAGLLCFLCWVFGSFLAHHLGFSVAWKVVLAAQLFCWTGQFIGHGVFEKRAPALLDNLAQAFLMAPFFVLLEALQFSVNYEPYPGFHTRVKAKVDANIKEWKESKQKKSS, from the exons ATGGGGAAATTAGGGTTATTTGATCTTGAAAATCACTTCGCTTTTTATGGTGCGTATCATAGCAACCCAGTGAATATATTCATTCACATGTTGTTTGTTTGGCCAATTCTATTTACATCTCAAGTGATTTTGTATTTTACACCCTCTTTGGTTGACATTTCATTACCAAATAGTTTGGTTTTGAATTATGGGTTCTTGTTTACTGTAATCTATGCTGCTTTTTATGTTGGTATGGATGTGAAAGCTGGTTCCTTTGCTGGTTTATTATGCTTTCTTTGTTGGGTTTTTGGAAGTTTTCTTGCTCATCATTTGGGATTCTCTGTTGCTTGGAAG GTTGTCCTGGCTGCTCAGTTATTCTGTTGGACTGGACAATTCATAGGACATGGCGTTTTCGAG AAACGTGCACCCGCCTTGTTGGATAACCTAGCACAAGCCTTCTTGATGGCACCTTTCTTCGTGTTGCTAGAG GCACTTCAATTTTCGGTCAATTATGAACCATACCCAGGTTTTCATACTCGTGTTAAAGCTAAAGTTGATGCCAACATTAAAGAGTGGAAGGAAAGTAAGCAAAAGAAAAGCTCATAA